One Arachis hypogaea cultivar Tifrunner chromosome 2, arahy.Tifrunner.gnm2.J5K5, whole genome shotgun sequence genomic window, TAGATTGAGACATCAAAAAAAGAAGAATTCATTGAAGCCTTGGAAACTGAAAACTCATTAGCCACATCCTGCATTGATGGTCTGGATTTTGGGTCAGAGGAGAGGCATGCTAATGCTAGCTTTACAACATGCACAACATCTTGCATATCTTTCCGAGATTTCGGAAGTGGAATCCGCGGATCCAACACATCTTTTACCAATAATTGTTGAGTAGATGGCTTTGACATAATGGACATGAATTCTCCTGGGTGATGACCCATCATTGTTTCTAATGCCACCACTCCGAAACTATAAACATCACATTTTGTAGTCACACTCATGGTGTATGCCAATTCTACATCAAAAACAGCCATAGAGAGTTATATAAATGATGATGAGGACAGTGATttatttggataattagaattAGAAATTACCTGGAGCAATGTATCCATAAGTGCCAACTAAAAGAGTTTGGTTAGATGAATCAGGATCAAGAAGTCTCGCTGTGCCGAAATCTGAGACACAAGCTTCTAACTCTGAATTTAGCAGAACATTGTTGCTGCTGACATCTCGATGAACAATAGGAGAAGGACAGTGATGATGCATGTGAGCAAGAGCATAAGCTGTCCCTTTGATGATATTCACCCTCTTGCTCCACTTCAACTCTTGTGCTTCCATCTCATCCGCCAAGATACAGAACAAGCTTCCTCTTTCCAAGTATTCATACACCAAAACCATGCATCTGTTATGCAAACAATAACCATAAAGCCTAATGATGTTGCGGTGGCGAATCTCTGTCAAGACCTCAACTTCATTGCAGAAGCTCTTGTAATAGGATGGATTTTCTGATTCTGTTTTGTGAAGCTTCTTCAATGCAACAGTTTTGCCACTTGGAAGTCGCGCTTCGTAGACGCTACCATAAGCACCGGTTCCAATGCAATATCTGATATCAAAGTTCTCTGTTGCTTCAATGATGTCCTCAAATGCAATTTGGCCATCATAGTTCCAAATTGAGAACAAGTCTCCATTTTTTGTGGCCTTATTTTCAAGCTTGCCATGATGCCTGGCACGGAAAATACATATTCCAATCCCAACAGAACCCAATGAAATGGTAATGCAGACCACGATTATGACCAAAATCAATGATCGACCAAAATGCTTATTATGATGGTCGTCTAATTGATCATCCCAGTCATAATATTCATCATTATCAAGAAAGCGATTGCAACATAGATAACAGAATGGAATAAGAGACTCAAGTTCCTTTGTATTTTTGATACTAAGGTTATTGTAACGAAGGTCTAAATATGAAACGTTTCCAATTTGAGAAGGAATGCTTCCACTTAATCTGTTATTGCTTAGGTCAATATAACTAGAGTGAATAAAGAGAGAAGATAGGATAACACCAGAAATTGCATTACTAGACAGATCTAAAACTTTTAGATGCAACAAATGCTCTATTTCTTTGGGGATACAACCATCTATCCTGTTGGATCTGATGGTGAGCACTTCCAAATGGGTCAAGTACCCGATTTGTTCAGGAATTGGACCAGACAGGGAATTTGAACTCAGGTTTAAGGTTACTAAATTTGTTAATTTCCCTATTTCATGAGGAATGAAACCACTAAGCAAATTTGAATGAAGGTGGAGACTTGTCAAACGTTTCAAGTATCCAATTTGCTCAGGAATTGGAGCAGACAGGAAATTTGAACTCAGGTCAAAGGTTAATAAATTTGTTAATTTCCCTATTTCATGAGGAATGAAGCCACTAAGTTTGTTTTGGGAAAGGTCCAACACAAGAAGTTGAATTAGATTTGGCAATGTGAAAGGAACCTCACCAACTAGTAGATTGTTGGAAAGTTTCATGTGTGTGAGACTGCTCATTTGACCCAAGATCAATGGAATGCTTCCATCGAAGCTGTTGGCACTCAAGTCCAACATGACAAGTCTCTCCAGCTTGCTTAGTTCTTGTGGAATTGTACCATTAATATAATTGTTAGAAATGTCCAACACCACAAGTTGAGTTAGATTTTCCAATAATGTAAAAGGAAGCTCACCTTCAAAAGTGTTGTATGATAGGTTGAGATGTTGTAGCTTCTTGAGACCACTTAGTTTAGGGAACTCACATAACCCCATTTCACTGAGATCTAGATGGACTAGATTTTGAAACACTGAAAAGTTTAGTTTCAAAAAGCAGAGTTGTGTCCTGAACTCGAAGGTGAAATTACTTGGAGTTGGAGGTGAAAGCAATGTTATACTTCCAGCTTTGTTGCAGTTGACTCCGGGCCAGTTGCAACGGTTTGAGACATTATTATGTTGGTTACTCCACAACTCTTTACTAATTGAAAGCATAGCATTGGCTTCTTCATCTAAGGCTGACAATTTGTGAGTTCCAGCATCGGTGGTGATGCCAACAAAGACAAGTGGCACTAACgtcaaaataataatgcaagtgcATGATATAGCCATTGGAGttacaagtgtttgatgaattaatgATCAAGATATGTATTCTTCAATTATTATTCCACAACTTAAAGCCTCAGGGAAAGTGGAACAAGGCTACTAATTAGTGTCATTTTCTACAACTTGAAAGCGACGATAATCAAAGTGGAACATAGAACTTTGGTCTTTCCACAATGGAATTCTCAAGTCGTTGGTAGAACATAGAATGAACGTGTAAGTCGGACAAATCAAATTCTGCCAAATATATCGTCATAAAAGTATGACTAAAATAGAGTTCAAGAGGATGAaatgtatacatatataaatgTCCGTTGATTCTTCTATCATTTTCTTGATGAGTGTTCTTGGTCACCTAATGGCCTTATAAATCAAGGAATGGATAACAAGATTGTCACCATTCACTATAAATCAATTTTGgaaaatattattgaaaattaCGACGACCCATTAAGCACGAAATGAGGGTCTTGCAAGTTGCAAGCATATCAAGATCTTAATGCTTCCAAATATTTAGTTTGGCTTAGTATTAATGTATTAGTAAGTAAATAACAAGCAATATTTGTATATAAGCTTAGGCAATTTTGGTTTACAAATATACAATTAGAGGTACTTATTATATGAGATTCTAAAATTAAAAGTGCTAATAAATAAAAATCCAGATAGGCAGATAGACTACCGTAAGGCGTATACCTCCAAAtgcttaagaaaaaaaaaaaagaaaaatctaaattatatatGTTAATCAAACAATTTGACCAATTTAAACTAAATTTGTGTTGAAACCATACCGTTAAAGGGTGTTACCCTTAATTTATTgccacaatattttttatttctatataaTAAGAACATTGAGGAATGTTACCCTTAATTTTAGTCTTAAAACTTTCTTgtattattttgtgatttgcTAAAACTTAAGTTTAAATTAAGAGGAAAGCTCTGGATCAGCAGAATTTGCGATGTGTAGTTATCAATTAGTCATCATCAATATATTTAATGGTGTAAAATGATATCTAATGATATaggattattcattttttttatcgtTAAGTATTGGccagattttaataaaagtacaGTCTCTAAACTTTTTCTTAAAGAGAAATAGAACTAAGATGGAAATGCATTTGTAAAATGCATGttatagtatttattaattgtagAAAAATACAttcatatatacaaatatattagctTCAATATCGTCATTGCTGAGGAAACATTGAGGATCCTTGGTCAAGTGGGTAGTGAAGCAAAAGAAGAAGAGCTTCAGTTACTCTTTCATCTCCAAAGAAGTTGGTTTCAAGTTTCAACACATTCCTCAACTAACTCATAATTTTGCTAACTATGATTTTCCAATtcaccccctcttctacaccaaCAAATTAATTAAGGTTATGATGCCATTTATTTAGTGATAACGTAAGATTAATTTTCTTAAAAGTTTAATATAATTTCCATGTACTCAAAAAGATAAGTCACTAAATTAACTAttgtatatttatatagtatttatatatattctaatatatattaaatattttaaggagtttaattttgatacactaacAGTGTAATACGTCTTATACAGTCGTACAATTAtatccattttttttaaaatacatatcCACGTGATCAttgtaaaaattagttatttttgttgatataatgttatattattaaatacatttctaaaattattttatattaacagtgtattaaaattaaatttatatttttatatatattttatacaaataattaattagttgtatgctaattttttgtattcatataatataattagataattttatactattagacagtttaatcaattatttttaatgagAATGAGGGAACTTACCCTTCTAACTGGTTCTAAGGACGTTCTCTCCATTTACTGTTCCCCGGAATACCCGTGCACCAATATTATTAAGTCCATTGTCCAACATGTACATTCTTCTAATTCATTCTTGGTAATAAACAATTTCAAATCCAATATATGACTGTAATTAATCCTTCCCACGTCTATACACACCATATTACTATccatctatttttattatataaatattaataaatactaattcaaatttgccaatgagtaataactcaaatgatatagattctccatactcaattaagaggttgcgggttcgagtctcctatctttggtaaaaaaattaaaaaaaaatactaattcaaatttattataaaataaatttatgtcATATTAATTTTTGAGATTATGCcatgtaaataattttatatagatGACAATACAATTTTGcaatataaaagataatagatTTTTACATTGTAATGACACAAAACTTTAATcctcttaaataattaaatttaatacccattgtttattcaattaaattaaaaaataacgcttaaataaaattaatgtttaaaaaactataataataaattaataataataatttttcgttataaatatttaaaatatatactatttggtctacttaaatatttttaataactctTCTTGGTTGTATGAATTGTTGAACACATTTTTAAACACATCTAGTTTTGACACAATAAtatttgcttacaaagtatacattctaatatattattattaataaaatttatttataattttatattatactttttatttcattcttaattattttttaatcatctcCAAATACACTAAAGAAAAAGATCAAAATTACATTATGGAGCACTATCTACCGAAAAGTATATATTAGCAAACAAATATAATTCACTTCTCAAAATCTGTTTAATCCTAATTTGTTTATGAAAAACACCCACATCAACAAATGATATCTtcatagaattaattatattatataaaaaatatataaaaaattttgttatacAAAGATACTAAAAAATACACACagatcaataatatttaaaaaaaaagaccaaCGTCACATTATTTTATTGTTGtatatttttctcttattttttttgaataattatatagaattatatacaaattataaatattttttacaaactaatttttaattttaacattaatttatatattat contains:
- the LOC112728721 gene encoding uncharacterized protein; this translates as MAISCTCIIILTLVPLVFVGITTDAGTHKLSALDEEANAMLSISKELWSNQHNNVSNRCNWPGVNCNKAGSITLLSPPTPSNFTFEFRTQLCFLKLNFSVFQNLVHLDLSEMGLCEFPKLSGLKKLQHLNLSYNTFEGELPFTLLENLTQLVVLDISNNYINGTIPQELSKLERLVMLDLSANSFDGSIPLILGQMSSLTHMKLSNNLLVGEVPFTLPNLIQLLVLDLSQNKLSGFIPHEIGKLTNLLTFDLSSNFLSAPIPEQIGYLKRLTSLHLHSNLLSGFIPHEIGKLTNLVTLNLSSNSLSGPIPEQIGYLTHLEVLTIRSNRIDGCIPKEIEHLLHLKVLDLSSNAISGVILSSLFIHSSYIDLSNNRLSGSIPSQIGNVSYLDLRYNNLSIKNTKELESLIPFCYLCCNRFLDNDEYYDWDDQLDDHHNKHFGRSLILVIIVVCITISLGSVGIGICIFRARHHGKLENKATKNGDLFSIWNYDGQIAFEDIIEATENFDIRYCIGTGAYGSVYEARLPSGKTVALKKLHKTESENPSYYKSFCNEVEVLTEIRHRNIIRLYGYCLHNRCMVLVYEYLERGSLFCILADEMEAQELKWSKRVNIIKGTAYALAHMHHHCPSPIVHRDVSSNNVLLNSELEACVSDFGTARLLDPDSSNQTLLVGTYGYIAPELAYTMSVTTKCDVYSFGVVALETMMGHHPGEFMSIMSKPSTQQLLVKDVLDPRIPLPKSRKDMQDVVHVVKLALACLSSDPKSRPSMQDVANEFSVSKASMNSSFFDVSIYQLMH